Proteins encoded in a region of the Planctomycetaceae bacterium genome:
- a CDS encoding PhoPQ-activated protein PqaA family protein, with product MKSVAALLLLLCCVAGHVQADNLKTAPGGGVPDAIFRYVGRPEPKFEWKVTSKTKLDAGTVYQLSLTSQEWHDIVWKHAVEIYEPKDLAFASHALLFVTGGSVPSAPDRDDMSMGLQLAAACGARVVMLHQVPNQPLFGGRKEDDLITDTWLKYLNSGDDTWPLLFPMVKSAVKTMDAVQQLSAEWDQPVEHFVITGGSKRGWTSWLTPVVDNRIVATAPIVIDVLNFRAQMKHQLDTWGEYSEQIVDYTSKGLIKAPDVEETPREIALRMMMDPYTYRKQLTLPKLLIVGTNDRYWVVDSMNLYFDDLSGSRFIRQVPNAGHGLDDGRDAALMTLAVFFRHVAAGVEMPKISWDFTEGSQGLSLTMTSDQQPAKTRLWVAHSADMDFRDDQWESQELDVINGKSVGRTAVPESGHVALYGELEYDFHGQPWSITTLVFRR from the coding sequence ATGAAGTCGGTCGCTGCGTTATTGCTTCTGCTGTGTTGTGTCGCCGGTCACGTTCAGGCGGACAATTTGAAGACTGCTCCCGGCGGCGGCGTCCCCGACGCGATATTTCGTTACGTTGGCCGACCGGAACCGAAGTTTGAGTGGAAGGTGACTTCAAAAACGAAGTTGGACGCCGGAACTGTCTACCAGTTGTCGCTGACTTCACAGGAATGGCACGATATTGTCTGGAAGCACGCCGTCGAGATTTATGAACCGAAGGATCTCGCGTTTGCCAGCCATGCCCTGCTGTTTGTCACCGGCGGCAGCGTCCCCAGCGCGCCCGACAGGGATGATATGAGCATGGGCCTGCAACTGGCCGCCGCCTGCGGTGCACGCGTCGTCATGCTGCACCAGGTGCCGAATCAGCCACTGTTCGGCGGCCGGAAGGAAGACGATCTGATTACGGACACGTGGCTGAAATATCTGAATTCCGGTGACGATACCTGGCCGCTGTTGTTTCCGATGGTCAAGAGTGCCGTCAAGACTATGGACGCCGTCCAGCAGCTTTCGGCCGAATGGGATCAGCCCGTTGAACATTTCGTTATCACCGGCGGTTCCAAGCGCGGCTGGACAAGCTGGCTGACTCCCGTTGTGGATAATCGCATCGTCGCGACGGCTCCGATTGTGATCGACGTGCTGAACTTTCGTGCTCAGATGAAGCATCAACTGGACACGTGGGGCGAATACAGCGAACAGATTGTTGACTACACCAGCAAGGGACTTATCAAGGCGCCCGATGTGGAAGAAACGCCTCGCGAAATTGCCCTGCGAATGATGATGGACCCGTATACCTACCGCAAACAGTTGACTCTGCCAAAGCTGCTGATCGTCGGCACAAACGACCGTTATTGGGTCGTCGATTCCATGAATCTCTACTTTGACGACCTGTCGGGAAGCAGGTTTATCCGGCAGGTTCCAAACGCCGGCCACGGCCTTGACGACGGTCGTGATGCGGCGCTAATGACTCTGGCGGTCTTCTTCCGTCACGTGGCGGCCGGTGTGGAAATGCCGAAGATTTCCTGGGACTTCACCGAAGGTTCTCAGGGTCTTTCTCTGACAATGACCAGTGACCAGCAGCCGGCCAAGACGCGACTCTGGGTGGCTCATTCCGCCGACATGGATTTTCGTGATGACCAGTGGGAATCGCAGGAACTGGATGTCATCAACGGCAAGAGCGTTGGCAGAACTGCTGTTCCCGAATCCGGCCACGTCGCGCTTTATGGGGAACTGGAGTACGACTTTCACGGTCAGCCGTGGTCGATCACCACGCTGGTTTTCCGTCGATAG
- a CDS encoding DUF1559 domain-containing protein, with product MRQDKRNLKRARGFTLIELLVVIAIIAILIALLLPAVQQAREAARRTQCKNNLKQMGLALHNYHDAHLSFPFAWMLGADFNSSVWSVQILPYLEQANLWRELDPNIPAYDQAAAFGFGPASSIARQQAAIKTPLQVYLCPSTPGMVLHTYDLTPAGFPLTWTAARSDYTPTTGVRAGIAVIAYKGNPGGNRGGAMNAVGFNPSNPTGSSDDTTKMRDFTDGTSNTIAVGERVGGTTIYDSRHQGNGTYTTVLGTTNGGAWSDLLNGENWIAGALYDGTPSPFAPNGGPCPINCSNARGAGLYSFHVGGAQVLLMDGSARFLSANIDAGIFAGLITRSKGEVLGEF from the coding sequence ATGCGACAAGACAAACGAAACCTAAAACGCGCGAGGGGCTTTACGCTCATCGAATTGCTGGTAGTGATTGCGATCATCGCAATTCTCATCGCGCTGCTGCTGCCGGCGGTGCAACAGGCGCGTGAGGCTGCTCGGCGGACTCAGTGCAAGAACAATCTGAAACAGATGGGTCTGGCTCTGCACAACTATCACGATGCCCACCTGTCGTTTCCCTTTGCCTGGATGCTGGGAGCCGATTTCAATTCCTCCGTCTGGAGCGTGCAGATCCTGCCTTATCTGGAACAGGCGAATCTGTGGCGTGAACTGGACCCCAACATTCCCGCGTATGACCAGGCAGCGGCATTCGGATTTGGCCCCGCATCATCCATTGCCCGCCAGCAGGCGGCCATCAAGACGCCTCTGCAGGTCTATCTTTGCCCGTCGACACCGGGAATGGTTCTGCACACGTACGACTTGACTCCGGCCGGCTTTCCTCTAACCTGGACCGCTGCTCGCAGTGACTACACGCCGACCACGGGAGTTCGTGCCGGAATCGCGGTGATCGCGTACAAAGGAAATCCCGGCGGCAACCGCGGCGGTGCTATGAACGCAGTCGGTTTCAACCCGTCCAATCCCACGGGTAGCAGCGACGATACGACCAAAATGCGCGACTTCACGGACGGGACGTCCAACACGATCGCCGTCGGTGAACGTGTGGGAGGAACCACCATTTACGACAGTCGGCATCAGGGAAATGGAACTTATACAACCGTATTGGGAACGACGAACGGCGGTGCCTGGTCCGATCTTCTGAACGGAGAGAACTGGATTGCGGGTGCCCTCTACGACGGTACGCCTTCGCCATTCGCACCTAACGGTGGACCGTGTCCGATTAATTGCTCGAACGCCCGTGGAGCCGGACTTTATAGCTTTCACGTTGGTGGAGCTCAGGTGTTGCTGATGGATGGTTCCGCTCGTTTCCTGAGTGCCAATATCGACGCGGGAATATTTGCCGGGCTGATTACTCGCAGCAAGGGCGAAGTCCTGGGCGAATTCTGA
- a CDS encoding TetR/AcrR family transcriptional regulator, which yields MTATSLETLPTEKPLERDRTAEIYRAAAELIVQKGLDATSMNDIAQAVDLTKPGLYHYITGKKDLLFAIMQFAMDTVESFVIEPAGKIADAEDRLRFLLNRHAGMTEYVREITILTEELPALNPDHRQHIIARKRHYLNFLRQCLNELRLQGKLRDLDVDVAALNVLATVLGISRWFDPGGRLSAEQVAEETSRFILAGLLNSE from the coding sequence ATGACAGCCACGTCGCTGGAAACACTGCCGACCGAAAAGCCGCTGGAGCGTGATCGCACTGCTGAGATCTACCGGGCAGCGGCGGAACTAATCGTTCAAAAGGGACTGGACGCCACGTCGATGAATGACATCGCTCAGGCCGTCGACCTGACGAAACCCGGGCTGTACCACTACATCACCGGCAAGAAGGATTTGCTGTTCGCGATCATGCAGTTCGCCATGGACACGGTCGAATCGTTCGTGATTGAACCCGCCGGGAAAATTGCCGATGCCGAAGACCGTTTGCGGTTCCTGTTGAATCGCCACGCCGGAATGACCGAATACGTCCGCGAAATCACGATTCTCACTGAAGAACTGCCCGCTCTGAATCCGGACCATCGTCAGCACATCATCGCCCGAAAACGGCATTACCTGAATTTTCTGCGGCAGTGCCTGAATGAGCTGCGGTTACAGGGAAAACTGCGAGACCTTGACGTTGATGTCGCGGCACTCAACGTACTCGCCACGGTGCTGGGAATCTCACGCTGGTTCGACCCAGGCGGCCGCCTGTCCGCGGAACAAGTCGCCGAAGAAACCAGCCGATTCATCCTTGCCGGTCTGCTGAACAGCGAATAG
- a CDS encoding polysaccharide deacetylase family protein — protein MNNAFCGGQERQLIIHADDAGMSHSVNVATIEALETGIVTSASIMVPCPWFSEFAEYAKNHPEYDYGIHLTLNAEWNHYRWGPVTSRDKVPSLIDENGYLWDNVAQVAANVRAEEVETELRAQIDRAKAFGVPLSHLDTHMGALVSRPDLVEVYARLGIDYNLPILFIRKLDDATAAQYPAMKEAADQIVRTLDASGLPVLDSLSQFYGGDTHEQRTASYYESLKNLKPGVSELIIHCGIDNEELRAITNSSARRDGDRRIFTSDEMRSFLSEQKIGLLTWKQFRGQVSEKAAPK, from the coding sequence ATGAACAATGCGTTCTGCGGCGGCCAGGAGCGGCAGCTGATCATTCATGCCGACGACGCCGGCATGTCACATTCGGTTAACGTCGCTACGATCGAAGCTCTGGAAACCGGCATCGTCACGTCGGCCAGCATCATGGTTCCTTGCCCGTGGTTTTCTGAGTTTGCGGAATACGCGAAGAATCATCCGGAATACGACTACGGCATTCATCTGACGCTGAACGCGGAGTGGAATCATTACCGCTGGGGGCCTGTGACATCTCGCGACAAGGTGCCCAGTTTAATCGATGAGAACGGTTACCTATGGGACAACGTGGCTCAGGTTGCCGCTAACGTCCGTGCGGAAGAGGTCGAAACGGAGCTGCGGGCTCAAATTGATCGGGCGAAGGCGTTCGGAGTTCCGCTGTCGCATCTGGACACTCACATGGGAGCACTCGTCAGCCGGCCGGATCTGGTGGAAGTTTATGCTCGCCTGGGAATCGACTACAACCTGCCGATCCTGTTCATTCGAAAACTGGATGACGCCACGGCGGCTCAGTATCCGGCGATGAAGGAGGCAGCCGATCAGATCGTCAGGACACTGGACGCCAGCGGTCTGCCGGTGCTGGATTCGCTGTCGCAGTTTTATGGCGGGGATACTCACGAGCAGCGCACCGCCAGCTACTACGAGTCTTTGAAGAACCTGAAACCCGGTGTCAGCGAACTCATCATTCACTGCGGGATCGACAACGAAGAACTGCGTGCGATCACCAACAGCTCCGCTCGCCGGGACGGTGATCGTCGAATCTTCACGTCGGACGAAATGCGAAGCTTTCTGTCGGAACAGAAGATCGGGCTGCTGACGTGGAAGCAGTTTCGCGGGCAGGTCTCTGAAAAAGCGGCACCGAAGTAG